Proteins from a genomic interval of Panthera tigris isolate Pti1 chromosome A2, P.tigris_Pti1_mat1.1, whole genome shotgun sequence:
- the PRAM1 gene encoding PML-RARA-regulated adapter molecule 1: protein MGSHQDFRSLQAKFQASQLETSELPKKPLKPEFHKPLKKLPTAELSEHPKKPPQPEFNAVPRKPSQPSFADLPRKPSKPEFSEPSKKFPQLGAPQKALPPPEPKSSAFPKKLQQPEPNEATPDPSQPNFSTLPKKPPQPQVGGHPRKPSQPQVGELPKKCLPQPEFSEVPQTPPWKVETSGPHPHPSKPDVSTLPKKPPQPEFGGHPRKPPQPQVGELPKKCLSQPEFSEVPQTPPWKAESSEPHPHLSQPDFSTFPKKIPAPQLSDLPKKLLHPDFGDLTRRSSEPEVSVVPKRPRQSEFKAPSKKPLQPEPGGLPRVASEPEFGLLPSKFLQPECQGPPRKFSQPEPSALPKKRPHAEFFGDLPRKPPLPGSVSESSLPTAVAGPGPRLPLSLTHSGRSRLGLKQGHPPRRRPLPPASSLGPPPAKPPLPPGPRDVQSFRRAAAAATALRRARSAAAIHFQEQQTKGIPQDQDEIYELYDDVGPTDHSGPSGEGRDGVSSTQQPPRPPQDPELRKEKAPQPQQLPPADLKSLKQIRKAEKAEREFRKKFKFEGEIVIQTRMMIDPNAKTRRGGGKYLGIRRGEILEVIEFTNKDEMLCRDTKGKYGYVPRTALLPLETEVYDDVGF from the exons ATG GGGAGCCATCAGGACTTCCGGAGCCTTCAAGCAAAGTTCCAGGCCTCTCAGCTCGAGACCAGTGAACTCCCCAAAAAACCCCTGAAGCCTGAGTTCCACAAACCCCTAAAGAAGCTTCCAACAGCTGAGCTAAGCGAGCACCCCAAAAAGCCCCCGCAGCCCGAGTTCAATGCAGTGCCCAGGAAGCCTTCGCAGCCCAGTTTCGCTGATCTGCCCAGGAAGCCCTCCAAACCCGAGTTCAGTGAACCCTCCAAGAAGTTCCCGCAGCTCGGGGCCCCTCAAAAGGCCTTGCCCCCCCCAGAGCCCAAATCCAGCGCCTTCCCCAAAAAGCTACAGCAGCCTGAGCCCAACGAGGCCACCCCAGACCCCTCACAGCCCAACTTCAGTACCCTCCCCAAGAAGCCCCCGCAGCCTCAGGTCGGTGGGCACCCCAGAAAGCCCTCGCAGCCTCAGGTCGGTGAGCTTCCTAAGAAGTGCCTGCCGCAGCCTGAGTTCAGTGAGGTCCCTCAGACACCCCCTTGGAAGGTGGAGACTagtgggccccacccccacccctcaaagcCTGACGTCAGTACCCTCCCCAAGAAGCCCCCACAGCCTGAGTTCGGTGGGCACCCCAGAAAGCCCCCGCAGCCTCAGGTCGGTGAGCTCCCTAAGAAGTGCCTGTCGCAGCCTGAGTTCAGTGAGGTCCCTCAGACACCCCCCTGGAAGGCTGAGTCCagtgagccccacccccacctatcACAGCCTGACTTCAGTACATTTCCCAAGAAGATCCCAGCCCCTCAGCTGAGTGACCTCCCCAAGAAGCTCCTGCACCCTGATTTTGGAGACCTCACCAGGAGGTCCTCAGAGCCGGAAGTCAGTGTGGTTCCCAAGAGGCCACGGCAGTCCGAATTCAAAGCACCTTCCAAGAAGCCCCTGCAGCCCGAGCCGGGGGGCCTCCCCAGGGTGGCCTCAGAGCCTGAGTTTGGCCTACTCCCCAGCAAGTTCCTGCAGCCTGAGTGCCAGGGGCCCCCCCGCAAGTTCTCACAGCCCGAGCCCAGTGCTCTGCCCAAGAAGCGCCCGCATGCCGAGTTCTTTGGTGATCTTCCCAGAAagccccctctccctggctctgttTCGGAGAGCTCGCTCCCCACTGCTGTCGCGGGCCCCGGCCCCAGGCTCCCGCTCAGTCTCACTCACAGCGGACGGTCGAGGCTGGGCCTCAAGCAGGGCCACCCGCCCCGGCGGAGgcctctgccccctgccagcAGCCTGGGACCCCCTCCAGCCAAGCCCCCgctgcccccaggccccagggacgTTCAGAGCTTCCGGAGAGCCGCAGCTGCAGCCACAG CTCTGAGGAGGGCTCGTTCCGCTGCTGCCATCCACTTCCAGGAGCAACAGACGAAAGGCATCCCGCA GGACCAGGATGAGATCTACGAGCTGTATGACGACGTGGGGCCCACAGACCACTCCGGCCCCAGCGGCGAGGGCAGAG ATGGGGTGTCATCTACCCAGCAACCCCCCAGGCCGCCACAAGACCCAGAGCTCAG GAAGGAGaaggccccccagccccagcagttGCCACCTGCAGACCTTAAGTCTCTGAAGCAGATCCGGAAGGCAGAGAAAGCCGAGAGGGAGTTCCGGAAGAAGTTCAAG TTTGAGGGAGAGATAGTGATTCAGACAAGGATGATGATCGATCCCAACGCCAAGACGCGTCGCGGGGGTGGCAAGTACCTGGGGATCCGGCGTGGGGAGATCCTAGAGGTGATCGAGTTCACCAACAAGGATGAGATGCTGTGCCGGGACACCAAGGGCAAAT ATGGCTACGTGCCCAGAACAGCTCTACTGCCCCT GGAAACGGAGGTGTATGACGATGTTGGCTTCTAG